A portion of the Saimiri boliviensis isolate mSaiBol1 chromosome 1, mSaiBol1.pri, whole genome shotgun sequence genome contains these proteins:
- the OXER1 gene encoding oxoeicosanoid receptor 1: MQPMQPMELHNLSSPSPSLSSLVLLPSFPPSPSPSSSAFTTVGGSSRETCHPTSSPMVSAFLAPILALEFVLGLVGNSLALFIFCVHTRPWTSNTVFLVSLVAADFLLISNLPLRVDYYLLHEIWRFGAAACKVNLFMLSTNRTASVVFLTAIALNRYVKVVQPHHVLSRASVGTAARVAGGLWVGILLLNGHLLLSTFSGHSCLSYKVGTKPSASLRWHQALYLLEFFLPLTLILFAIVSIGLTIRRRGLGKQAGPQRAMRVLAVVVAVYTICFLPSIIFGTASMVAFWLSACHSLNLCSRLFHGSLAFTYLNSVLDPVLYCFSSPSFLHQSRALLGLTRGQQGPVSDESSYQPSRRWRRQEASRKAEATGNLEVQAEVSLEKEDSSQG, from the coding sequence ATGCAGCCCATGCAGCCCATGGAGCTTCATAACCTgagctctccctctccctctctctcctccttggttctccttccctccttccctccctcaccctccccaTCTTCCTCCGCCTTTACCACTGTCGGGGGGTCCTCTCGAGAGACTTGCCATCCCACCTCTTCCCCAATGGTGTCTGCTTTCCTGGCACCAATCCTGGCCCTGGAATTTGTCCTGGGCCTGGTGGGGAACAGCTTGGCCCTCTTCATCTTCTGCGTCCACACACGGCCCTGGACCTCCAACACGGTGTTCTTGGTCAGCCTGGTGGCCGCTGACTTCCTCCTGATCAGCAACCTGCCCCTCCGAGTGGACTACTACCTCCTCCATGAGATCTGGCGCTTTGGGGCCGCTGCCTGCAAAGTCAACCTCTTCATGCTGTCCACCAACCGCACGGCCAGTGTCGTCTTCCTCACGGCCATCGCGCTCAACCGCTACGTGAAGGTGGTGCAGCCCCACCATGTGCTGAGCCGGGCTTCCGTGGGGACAGCTGCCCGGGTGGCCGGGGGACTCTGGGTGGGCATCCTGCTCCTCAACGGGCACCTGCTCCTGAGCACCTTCTCAGGCCATTCCTGCCTGAGCTACAAGGTGGGCACGAAGCCCTCAGCCTCGCTCCGCTGGCACCAGGCGCTGTACCTGCTGGAGTTCTTCCTGCCCCTGACACTCATCCTCTTCGCCATCGTGAGCATTGGGCTTACCATCCGGCGCCGTGGTCTGGGCAAGCAGGCGGGCCCACAGAGGGCCATGCGCGTGCTGGCCGTAGTGGTGGCTGTCTACACCATCTGCTTCCTGCCCAGCATCATCTTTGGCACAGCTTCCATGGTGGCCTTCTGGCTGTCCGCCTGCCACTCCCTGAACCTCTGCTCACGGCTCTTCCACGGTTCCCTGGCCTTCACCTACCTCAACAGCGTCCTGGACCCTGTGCTCTACTGCTTCTCCAGCCCCAGCTTCCTCCACCAGAGCCGGGCCTTGCTGGGCCTCACTCGGGGGCAGCAGGGCCCCGTGAGCGATGAGAGCTCCTACCAACCCTCCAGACGGTGGCGTCGCCAGGAGGCCTCTAGGAAGGCAGAGGCCACAGGGAATCTGGAAGTGCAGGCCGAGGTGTCTCTGGAAAAGGAAGATTCCTCCCAGGGCTGA